CGTCCCCATGGCGCCCTGCCCCAGCACCGACACGATCCGGTACTTGCCGATAATCTCCGGGTAGGCCGACATGTGCGCTTCAGGGGATCCAGATGTATAAGTTTAAAATGTGTTCCCGAAGTATAGCGCGTCCGTTTCCCCGAAGGTTCGGGGCCTGGCAGGATGGACCTCACGACGACACCGGTACGCGGCGGGCGTGAAAAATTTCTCACTTCGCCGCGCCGTTTTCTCACGGAAATCGCTGAGCACCCGCAATAGATTGGGTTAGATCGTCGCAAACTACCACGGCTGCGGGAGGAAACATGGATACGACTCGATCATGCGGGACGGGCAAGGCACAACGACGGGTCTCGATCTGTCTGCTCTCCCTGACGATGGCCCAGGCACCGACCCTGGCGGCGACACTCGCCGGGATTGAACCCCTCGAACCCCACCCGGGCGTCGTCCCCATCGACGGGACCCTCTCGGCGGTAACGGGGCCCTCCACGGGCAGCGTGGTCAGGCTGCTCGAGGCGGAGGAGGCGGTCCATAACGGTTCGATAGAGGTCGCCGCCAACCACGAAGGCTATACCGGCACGGGATTCGTCGATTTCCTCGAGGAGGGGAATATCGAATGGACCGTCGACACGCCGATGCGCGGCCTGTATCAGCTCGAGTTCCGTTACGCCCTGGGTGTGGACCAGTCCCGCCCGATGGATATCCTGGCCAACAGCGTCCCGGTCAGTTCCGACGTCTCGTTTCCCTTCACGCAACGCTGGGAGAACTGGCAGACCGTGCAGTTCTTCGTGAAACTGGAAAGCGGCACCAACGTGATCCGGCTGACCACCGACGGCGCCAGCGGACCGAACGTCGACCACCTGCTCGTCTCGCTGACGCCCCCGGACGCGAACAAGTTCCTGAGCCTCCCCATCCACTCCTCGGACACGGTGTTTCGCGGCAGCGAGAGCCATGCCTCGGCCTACTACAAGGTCATCGATCCGCTGGACCGCAAGACCACGCTGGCCGACTGGAAGACAGAGAACGGTTTCGACGGCAGCGAGAACGCCAACGCCGATTCCCACGCGGTGTATCTGAACGCGGCCGACCTGAATTTCGGCAGGAGCATGTTCGTGAAGCAATCCGGCGACCGCATCGCCTCCTTCGTGCAGAACTATCCGAGCGTGGCGGACGCCATCGCCGGGACCAACCTGATCGCGACGGTCGCCATGGAGTATGGCTACCCCCTGAACAAGGACAGCGGCCTGGAGATGACCGACAAGCCGAGGTTCACCACCTTCTATGTCTTCAACGCCGCCGGTACCCGAGTGACGAGCGCAGATCTCGACGGGCGGGGCGAGAAGTTCGTCCCGGGCCTGTGCAATGTCTGCCACGGCGGCAAACCGAAGTCGGGCGGATTCCACGGCTCGGTCGCGACCTACCAGGACCGTGGCGACACCGGGGCGAAGTGGATTCCGTGGGACCTGGACACCTACGAGTTCCACCCCTCCCTGACGCGTGTCATGCAGGAAAGCACCTTCAAGGCCATGAATGCGACCATCCTCCAGACCAACCCCACCAGCACGACGCGGACGCTGGTCAAGGGCTGGTACGGCGGCGAGGGGATGCCCGAGCCCGCCTTCAACGGGGCCTTCGTCCCGTCCGGATGGAAGAACGCGGGTGCCGACGGCGACAAGAGCGCGCTCTATCTCAACGTCGTCGCACCGAGCTGCCGCGCCTGCCACAGCCAGCGGGGGACCTACAACAACAGCGGTCACGTCGTGTTCCAGGGCGAGGCGCTGGAGCAGTCGCTGGAGTTCGCGACCTTCTCC
The sequence above is drawn from the Gammaproteobacteria bacterium genome and encodes:
- a CDS encoding carbohydrate-binding protein — translated: MDTTRSCGTGKAQRRVSICLLSLTMAQAPTLAATLAGIEPLEPHPGVVPIDGTLSAVTGPSTGSVVRLLEAEEAVHNGSIEVAANHEGYTGTGFVDFLEEGNIEWTVDTPMRGLYQLEFRYALGVDQSRPMDILANSVPVSSDVSFPFTQRWENWQTVQFFVKLESGTNVIRLTTDGASGPNVDHLLVSLTPPDANKFLSLPIHSSDTVFRGSESHASAYYKVIDPLDRKTTLADWKTENGFDGSENANADSHAVYLNAADLNFGRSMFVKQSGDRIASFVQNYPSVADAIAGTNLIATVAMEYGYPLNKDSGLEMTDKPRFTTFYVFNAAGTRVTSADLDGRGEKFVPGLCNVCHGGKPKSGGFHGSVATYQDRGDTGAKWIPWDLDTYEFHPSLTRVMQESTFKAMNATILQTNPTSTTRTLVKGWYGGEGMPEPAFNGAFVPSGWKNAGADGDKSALYLNVVAPSCRACHSQRGTYNNSGHVVFQGEALEQSLEFATFSAFKGYKDEIESLVYDQGIMPLALRTYERFWRSDQPKILDEQLFGGTAHKNPPADVLSSEAKYDFGDLRRPGRPVLRIAGLRFSNSFGYSFADVKDSGRVRLNARPSYFGETFSWSIQSAPGAIPTINSADKSLATFDLDPSASSDIKSEGSSSPYHVRLLVRNKHAGDPAESVTGQLWSNSDLEPLNFVEDIYPLLTTGFPSTRSSTPLSCIQCHSNGNVVSRADGIFVLRDFQLPEGENEAIWKDYAFSHFMTRVNCDDPAASLVLLKPAGFHHWNGTVNGFANLGDSGDANHRAEILRWIMEGAPYDSAGSRMGCQASRLNLLPGDIGLLPKPLSPVPNRDLLSR